The Huiozyma naganishii CBS 8797 chromosome 3, complete genome genome contains a region encoding:
- the BUD5 gene encoding Ras family guanine nucleotide exchange factor BUD5 (similar to Saccharomyces cerevisiae BUD5 (YCR038C); ancestral locus Anc_1.134) → MEMHFSPTTPLFLEDETDNCRISTTISPTQELSLPTNEINQLPFDERQHIYPDRQMFASSNDNITSESFVTARTRFNNDASNNSSQRHIFSSLAHSNNNSNVTLAKQNTIIEHPDDNMTPLAPNTETFINTEDNSHQVLQHTVNNRLDATGLNQLEGLGLSMGSPEHSTEGNRDNFSQTSGIPDSPRKAIRASMLLTSKASNRNSVAPSQLPPALEQLNTNNETDRSTYTNGTDANDTFNFEDTVNESLINDTVNTSKFDDTIDSIDSSSNWETSSIRHNSVEMSDGKIDTTSSGYDSKTLPNYAYLFIVAAHSFDATTLDNKDDIRICLSFDEDDVGFVHNVDASGWGEVTLIPSQRRGWVPLNYFADYVKKIPDADDYTNSFKYLRDYVNSKAPMEDLLTDSAKFLINISDNSTRNTTVIHIDLINAIRDGVKKLLELTGCVSRSDEIVQAKENVRKSRKKLLADWYSLMIKADHYKDTQSLKNLLTLNSLVYEVLRRAFTFYKVWSTEKLSFERSKTIKRDDTASQTKNRASLDKGCEHLSNKDWKHNSTKFLTSVPQPTLRLNEVYHVLSNYLSLIMGRLDMIEDNPAGCEALEFMVHQIIILLRELLYISKTCSYIIKEKYQYAYEDTLDKNLDPLLSLVSELVSATKVVVTTTLHDNLYDSNPRNEGKHSSTGDSNYTYSENGQTLLKIAAKMITLIGHIVTGCNSYMRLIGDFELDPERKYPDFMASKLSPEAFIAKCSTTNPAFNVKQSQINTPTFETAQKRFNASHQVNSLKNGAITLAPLDGETDSKVFSRESTFDKYRIDENDKLGNFPETVFDEDSFHKECMFDKEGALIGASFKALVYKLTDELEGPSELLVFCFLLNFRKFGNSIDLVSELLSRFDVTGNSLKYERTRKNASYSSKERRLKNRRKLVCSTFQRWMESFWVLKDYGVLPTIINFCNECVSSLLPIQSKVLTEIASQLVLTCPQTFDPQQHQWRDVQTTQLIVPVISNPKTISVLSEASSTNSLRLSVFSLNDRVIDDYDLAAMPDTKRDSVHLPLPMLNLGTSTLLSKNDAKCIDNLNEIYRTLYKVSNTPEPRSEQSLLNIWKDLNHSDITGNYLVERYPRSRVSLALFSPLEIAKQLVLLESELYLRIQPFELINYKNPEKCSNITAVLEFTNQLSNYVIDSLVATDISLGQRVERLMGWLRIALASVYFRNFNSVAAIMTSLQSHTITRIAMLWDQLEKKDMKLFEYLSRIIHPNHNYKVYRTKLNMIIGDNQYPKSPLPVVPFFNLFVQDLTFLNDGNSDYRNPDVFRPNKLVNIDKFLRITRVIGHIQYFQVGYERSSQGDMNADDSFFRMTEQLSIDTTNITALPTMQEFILYEFQRISKIYKESPDRGYELSFKIAPR, encoded by the coding sequence ATGGAAATGCACTTTTCACCAACAACACCTCTGTTTTTAGAGGACGAAACAGATAATTGTAGGATCAGCACCACCATATCTCCAACACAGGAATTATCTCTGCCGACAAATGAAATAAACCAATTGCCCTTTGACGAACGGCAACACATATATCCAGATAGACAAATGTTCGCAAGCTCTAATGATAATATAACATCCGAATCATTTGTAACTGCGAGAACACGTTTCAATAACGATGCTTCAAATAACTCCTCCCAAAGGCACATATTCTCTTCACTCGCACACAGTAACAACAATAGCAACGTTACATTGGCAAAGCAAAATACTATTATAGAACACCCGGACGACAACATGACTCCGTTAGCCCCAAACACCGAAACTTTTATTAATACAGAGGACAACTCCCATCAAGTGCTACAACATACTGTGAATAACAGACTTGATGCCACAGGATTGAACCAACTGGAAGGACTTGGACTTTCGATGGGAAGTCCAGAGCACTCGACAGAAGGAAATCGAGATAACTTTAGCCAGACGTCCGGCATACCTGACTCGCCGCGAAAAGCTATAAGAGCTTCAATGCTATTAACAAGCAAAGCCAGCAATAGAAATAGTGTAGCACCATCGCAACTGCCTCCTGCACTGGAACAACTTAACACGAACAATGAAACAGATCGAAGTACCTATACAAATGGCACGGATGCTAACGATACTTTTAATTTCGAAGATACTGTGAATGAATCGCTTATCAACGACACAGTGAACACTTCTAAGTTTGATGATACCATTGACTCGATTGACAGCTCCTCCAACTGGGAAACATCTTCCATCCGTCATAATTCTGTAGAAATGAGTGATGGGAAAATTGACACCACTTCTTCAGGCTACGATTCCAAAACCTTACCTAATTACGCCTACTTATTCATTGTTGCCGCCCATTCTTTTGATGCTACAACTTTGGATAACAAAGACGACATTCGAATTTGTTTATCTttcgatgaagatgatgttGGATTTGTACATAACGTGGACGCATCAGGATGGGGCGAAGTAACACTAATACCGTctcaaagaagaggatggGTGCCTTTGAATTATTTTGCCGATTATGTGAAGAAAATACCTGACGCTGACGACTATACCAACAGCTTCAAATATTTGAGGGATTACGTCAATTCAAAGGCACCAATGGAAGACTTGCTGACGGACTCTGCAAAATTTCTCATAAACATAAGCGACAATTCGACGAGAAACACAACAGTAATACACATTGACCTAATAAATGCCATACGAGACGGCGTTAAAAAACTACTGGAGCTGACGGGATGCGTGTCCCGCTCAGATGAAATTGTTCAGGCAAAGGAAAATGTAAgaaaatcaagaaaaaagttaCTAGCCGACTGGTACAGCCTAATGATAAAGGCTGATCACTATAAGGACACacaatctttgaaaaaccTTTTAACTCTAAACTCTTTAGTTTACGAAGTGCTGAGAAGAGCATTTACTTTTTACAAGGTTTGGTCCACTGAGAAACTATCTTTCGAGAGAAGCAAAACGATTAAAAGGGATGACACAGCATCCCAAACCAAAAATAGAGCTAGTCTCGACAAAGGATGCGAACACCTTTCTAACAAGGACTGGAAACACAACTCCACTAAATTCCTAACAAGTGTACCGCAACCCACCTTACGACTAAACGAGGTTTATCACGTCTTGTCTAACTATTTGAGTCTTATAATGGGTAGACTGGATATGATAGAAGACAATCCGGCCGGCTGTGAAGCTTTGGAGTTTATGGTGCATCAAATTATTATATTGTTGCGAGAGTTGCTGTATATCAGCAAAACATGTTCATACATTATCAAGGAAAAATACCAGTACGCGTATGAAGATACACTGGATAAAAATCTGGATCCTCTTCTTTCATTAGTTTCGGAGCTGGTTTCTGCTACAAAGGTTGTGGTTACAACCACCTTACATGACAATCTTTACGACTCAAACCCTAGAAATGAAGGTAAGCATTCCAGCACGGGTGACTCCAACTATACATATTCAGAGAATGGTCAAACATTACTGAAAATAGCTGCCAAAATGATTACTTTGATTGGACACATAGTGACTGGATGCAATAGCTACATGCGTCTCATCGGTGATTTTGAGTTGGATCCTGAACGTAAATATCCTGATTTTATGGCTTCGAAATTGAGTCCAGAAGCATTCATAGCGAAGTGCTCCACAACCAACCCTGCATTCAACGTTAAACAATCTCAAATCAATACCCCCACTTTTGAAACAGCGCAAAAAAGGTTTAATGCTTCACACCAGGTGAATAGTTTGAAAAACGGCGCCATAACATTAGCTCCACTTGATGGGGAAACCGACTCTAAAGTATTCAGCAGAGAATCTACCTTCGACAAATATAGGATCGATGAAAATGACAAATTGGGAAACTTTCCAGAGACAGTGTTTGACGAAGACTCTTTTCACAAGGAATGCATGTTTGATAAAGAAGGAGCCTTGATAGGTGCCTCATTTAAGGCCTTAGTTTACAAACTAACAGACGAGCTAGAGGGCCCCAGTGAGCTACTTGTGTTCTGCTTTCTCTTAAACTTTAGAAAATTTGGGAATAGTATTGATCTGGTTAGCGAACTTCTTTCCCGGTTTGATGTGACTGGTAACTCGCTTAAATACGAACGAACACGGAAGAATGCCTCATactcttcaaaagaaagGCGACTAAAAAATAGACGAAAATTGGTATGTTCCACGTTTCAAAGGTGGATGGAAAGCTTTTGGGTCCTAAAAGACTATGGTGTCTTACCAACAATCATCAACTTTTGTAACGAATGTGTCTCCAGCCTGCTACCAATCCAGTCGAAAGTATTAACTGAAATAGCTTCACAACTGGTCTTAACGTGCCCACAAACATTTGACCCACAACAGCATCAGTGGAGGGATGTTCAAACCACACAGCTGATTGTACCAGTTATCTCTAACCCCAAAACTATATCAGTGCTTTCTGAAGCTTCATCGACAAACAGTTTACGGCTATCTGTCTTCTCCCTAAATGACCGCGTTATTGATGATTACGATCTAGCCGCTATGCCTGACACAAAAAGAGATTCTGTGCACCTACCGCTTCCAATGCTCAACCTTGGTACATCGACATTACTGAGTAAAAATGATGCAAAATGCATAGATAATTTAAATGAAATTTATCGCACACTTTATAAGGTGAGCAACACACCTGAACCAAGAAGCGAGCAATCTCTGCTAAACATATGGAAGGACCTAAACCATAGTGACATAACAGGCAATTATCTCGTTGAAAGATATCCCCGTAGTCGTGTATCGCTCGCTCTTTTCAGCCCGCTAGAGATTGCAAAACAACTGGTACTGCTAGAATCGGAGCTATATTTGAGGATTCAGCCATTTGAATTGATTAATTACAAAAATCCTGAAAAATGTTCCAATATTACTGCGGTTCTTGAATTCACCAATCAATTGTCAAACTATGTCATAGATAGTTTGGTTGCCACTGACATTTCCCTTggacaaagagttgaacGATTAATGGGATGGCTTCGCATTGCTTTAGCCAGCGTCTATTTCAGGAATTTCAATTCTGTAGCAGCTATTATGACCTCTCTACAAAGTCACACTATTACCAGAATCGCCATGCTCTGGGAtcaactggaaaaaaaagacatgaaactgtttgaaTATCTGTCTAGGATAATTCACCCTAACCACAACTATAAGGTTTATCGAACTAAATTGAATATGATCATAGGGGATAATCAATATCCTAAATCACCTTTACCTGTTGTCCCattcttcaacttgtttgtACAAGATTTGACATTTCTGAACGATGGGAACTCTGATTATAGAAATCCAGATGTGTTTAGACCAAACAAACTGGTCAATATTGATAAGTTCTTGAGAATCACAAGGGTAATTGGCCATATCCAATACTTCCAGGTGGGGTACGAGCGGTCGTCTCAAGGCGACATGAATGCCGATGATTCGTTTTTCCGAATGACCGAGCAACTGTCTATTGACACGACAAACATCACCGCGCTTCCAACCATGCAGGAATTTATACTCTATGAATTCCAGAGAATTAGTAAAATCTACAAAGAATCTCCAGATCGTGGGTACGAACTGAGCTTCAAAATCGCGCCAAGATGA
- the PHO87 gene encoding SPX domain-containing inorganic phosphate transporter (similar to Saccharomyces cerevisiae PHO87 (YCR037C) and PHO90 (YJL198W); ancestral locus Anc_1.136) produces the protein MRFSHFLQYNSVPEWQSHYMNYEQLKNLIYTLQTDELKQSAGPSQEPPSPTEETQPDNEIQRDSSSTSVRGITSRLKNSIFSSKNKVKKDPVDNMKMTNANEETIELDDLSLAPEQDRAGKPKKSHISVKNLRPKLFESRRSSDSSDARTLSSPYDTFLGSLEQERTKIDDFYKRMEVKFYERFDSLLKDLEGEGLNVFDEAFAYGDEDKEGKTEAIRSNILSKAERHSTNSFEIGISAAHSELRNRFDISEEDFDEEDELGYGIDDVPENSALLNYSQVNIKSQKKSILKQSIVNLYIDMCQLKSFIELNRIGFSKITKKFDKVLHMNMKRELIDSQDFFKNVYIFQEHTLDVLNQVIQLLVECYAFITDQPGSLDKCKKELRSFLHDHIVWERSKTWKDMLGLLSQDKNIRTDLDIEEEKSPSNERLHLDMYSYRLPRPFHWKFVNITHISVPKLFFTIKAAKLAFIITFTGILLGVKTFNDRIEGRCMALVECVALLWATEAIPLYITALLVPLLTVLFRVLRDSNGNAMKAAAASSEILSTMWSSTIMILLAGFTLGEALAQYDVAKILASWLLAFAGTKPRNVLLMAMCVVFFLSMWISNVASPVLTYSLLKPLMDPLDADAPFAKAVVLGVALAADLGGMASPISSPQNIISMDYLKPYGIGWGQFFAVALPCGVLSMLLSWGLMCLTFKINTTKLEKFTPIRTKLTMKQWYVIIVTVATILLWCVESQIESAFGSSGQIAILPMVLFFATGLLSTKDLNTFPWSIVILAMGGIALGKTVSSSGLLQTIARSLQRRIENDSLLAILCIFGILMLVVGTFVSHTVSAIIIVPLVQEVGEKLGSPKAAPVLVFGCALLASCGMGLASSGFPNVTAISMTDKNGKRYLDVATFISRGVPASLLAWLCVVTLGYGIMISVVKGVPSAT, from the coding sequence ATGAGGTTCTCTCACTTTCTCCAATACAATTCTGTACCGGAATGGCAGAGTCATTATATGAACTATGAACAGCTAAAAAATCTGATTTACACTCTACAAACGGATGAATTGAAACAAAGTGCGGGACCGTCTCAAGAACCGCCAAGTCCAACTGAAGAAACCCAACCAGATAATGAAATTCAGAGAGacagttcttcaacctCAGTGAGAGGTATCACATCCAGGTTAAAGAACAGTatcttctcttcaaagaacaaagtCAAGAAAGATCCAGTTGATAATATGAAAATGACTAACGCAAATGAAGAAACAATAGAACTGGATGACTTGTCCCTTGCTCCAGAACAAGATAGGGCAGGGAAGCCCAAAAAGAGTCATATATCTGTTAAGAACCTGAGGCCGAAGCTATTTGAATCTCGCCGTTCCTCTGACTCAAGTGACGCCAGAACTTTAAGCAGCCCGTATGACACATTTTTGGGCAGTTTGGAACAGGAAAGAACGAAGATTGATGATTTTTACAAAAGGATGGAAGTTAAATTCTATGAGAGATTTGATTCTTTGCTAAAAGATTTGGAAGGTGAGGGATTAAATGTTTTTGATGAGGCTTTTGCGTATGGAGATGAAGATAAAGAGGGCAAGACGGAAGCAATACGTTCCAATATACTCAGTAAGGCCGAGCGCCACTCAACCAACTCATTCGAAATAGGCATCTCAGCAGCTCATTCAGAACTTCGAAACAGGTTTGACATTTCGGAAGAGGATTTcgatgaggaagatgaaCTGGGATACGGTATTGACGACGTTCCAGAAAACAGTGCTTTACTAAATTACTCGCAGGTTAACATCAAATCACAAAAGAAATCGATTTTAAAGCAGTCCATTGTTAATTTATACATTGACATGTGTCAGCTAAAGTCTTTTATCGAGCTCAATAGGATTGGTTTCAGTAAGATTACGAAAAAGTTTGACAAAGTCTTACATATGAATATGAAACGTGAATTGATCGACTCTCAggacttcttcaagaacgtttacatttttcaagaacacACCCTCGATGTGTTGAACCAAGTGATACAACTACTCGTGGAGTGCTACGCATTCATAACTGACCAACCAGGTAGCCTAGATAAATGTAAAAAGGAGTTGCGCTCTTTTCTACACGATCATATAGTATGggaaagaagcaaaacCTGGAAAGATATGCTAGGTCTTCTGTCACAGGATAAGAACATCAGAACTGATTTGGATATTGAGGAGGAAAAGAGTCCAAGTAATGAAAGATTACATTTGGATATGTATAGCTACCGCCTTCCAAGACCTTTTCACTGGAAATTTGTCAATATAACACATATAAGTGTTCCCAAACTGTTTTTCACCATCAAGGCAGCCAAATTGGCTTTCATAATAACGTTTACAGGGATATTGCTGGGTGTTAAAACTTTTAATGATAGGATTGAAGGTAGGTGCATGGCATTAGTCGAGTGCGTGGCCCTGTTGTGGGCAACGGAAGCTATTCCTTTGTATATTACTGCATTATTGGTGCCGCTATTGACTGTTCTTTTTAGAGTCTTGAGAGATTCCAATGGAAATGCAATGAAAGCGGCTGCTGCCTCCTCGGAAATTTTGTCAACAATGTGGTCTTCAACTATCATGATTTTGTTAGCAGGTTTCACATTGGGTGAAGCGCTTGCTCAGTACGATGTGGCAAAAATTTTGGCGTCCTGGTTACTAGCTTTTGCGGGAACCAAACCTCGTAACGTTTTGTTGATGGCAATGTGTgtcgttttctttttatcaATGTGGATATCAAATGTTGCCTCTCCAGTCCTGACGTATTCTTTATTGAAACCTTTAATGGATCCTCTGGATGCAGATGCCCCATTTGCAAAGGCGGTTGTACTAGGCGTCGCACTTGCCGCCGACTTGGGTGGTATGGCATCTCCTATCTCATCTCCCCAAAATATAATATCCATGGACTACCTCAAGCCATACGGGATAGGCTGGGGTCAATTTTTTGCCGTGGCTTTGCCTTGTGGAGTTTTGTCAATGCTGCTCAGTTGGGGGCTAATGTGCctaactttcaaaattaaTACGACCAAGTTAGAAAAATTCACACCAATCAGAACGAAGCTCACTATGAAACAATGGTATGTGATAATCGTTACGGTTGCTACTATTCTTTTATGGTGCGTGGAAAGTCAAATTGAATCTGCCTTTGGCTCCTCTGGCCAAATTGCAATATTACCAATggtacttttttttgctacTGGACTGCTTTCCACAAAAGACCTAAATACATTTCCCTGGTCTATTGTGATTTTAGCAATGGGTGGTATCGCACTGGGAAAAAcggtttcctcttctggCTTACTACAAACTATTGCCAGATCTTTGCAACGTAGAATCGAGAACGATTCTTTGCTGGCAATTCTATGCATCTTCGGTATTCTCATGCTTGTTGTGGGTACTTTCGTGTCCCATACTGTATCTGCCATCATTATCGTGCCGCTGGTTCAAGAGGTTGGTGAGAAGTTGGGGTCTCCCAAAGCCGCTCCAGTGCTCGTTTTCGGATGTGCCCTCCTGGCATCGTGTGGTATGGGTTTAGCATCTTCAGGTTTTCCTAACGTAACCGCTATATCTATGACCGACAAGAATGGCAAACGTTATTTAGATGTTGCAACCTTTATTTCAAGAGGTGTACCGGCATCGTTATTAGCGTGGCTTTGCGTTGTAACGTTAGGATATGGTATTATGATATCAGTGGTCAAGGGGGTCCCCAGCGCGACATGA
- the RBK1 gene encoding putative ribokinase (similar to Saccharomyces cerevisiae RBK1 (YCR036W); ancestral locus Anc_1.138), with translation MSISVVGSLNYDLVTYTERVPDAGETFRANYFETHVGGKGLNQAVALRKLKDSSVPYGIRMVGNVGTDSFGDALLGLLQSHDIDVSHVRKSEGVRTGVATILVENSTGQNRILITEGANGKTVYGSKELETIFPETEDRNMVVFQQETPDPCSVMRWLKKNRPDHQIVFNPSPFKAVDKEDWQLVDVLIVNEIESLQIVQTVFPRDEVKKYEAEIEKDFMKGYNAVCKILQEQCVSEKGPAIVIITLGSKGALYCSNENKEIKFLPAAANVHVVDTTAAGDTFLGAFTTQFYQGANINEAIKFSTRASSVTIQRKGAAESIPMYDEIVNK, from the coding sequence ATGAGTATATCTGTTGTGGGGTCGTTGAACTACGATTTGGTGACTTATACGGAACGTGTTCCCGACGCAGGTGAGACTTTCCGGGCCAATTACTTCGAAACTCATGTCGGGGGAAAGGGGCTAAACCAAGCGGTGGCTCTTAGAAAACTGAAAGATAGTTCTGTTCCTTACGGTATAAGAATGGTTGGGAATGTAGGCACTGATAGTTTTGGAGATGCCCTATTGGGCTTGCTGCAATCTCATGATATAGATGTGTCACATGTGCGCAAAAGTGAGGGTGTTCGGACAGGAGTGGCTACAATTCTTGTAGAGAACAGCACTGGACAAAACAGAATTTTGATCACTGAGGGTGCTAATGGTAAGACTGTGTATGGTAGCAAGGAACTTGAGACCATTTTTCCTGAAACTGAGGATCGCAATATGGTTGTATTTCAACAGGAGACCCCAGACCCCTGTTCAGTTATGCGCTGGttaaaaaagaacagaCCTGACCACCAAATTGTATTCAATCCGTCCCCCTTTAAGGCAGTGGATAAAGAGGATTGGCAGCTCGTAGATGTCTTGATTGTGAATGAAATTGAATCGTTACAAATCGTTCAGACAGTGTTCCCTCGCGATGAggtaaaaaaatatgaagctgaaattgaaaaggacTTCATGAAGGGCTACAATGCCGTTTGCAAAATTTTACAGGAACAGTGCGTTAGTGAGAAGGGTCCTGCAATTGTTATAATCACATTGGGTTCGAAAGGTGCTCTATACTGCTCTAACGAAAACAAGGAGATCAAATTTTTACCTGCAGCTGCTAATGTTCATGTAGTGGATACAACCGCTGCCGGGGATACATTTTTGGGAGCATTTACTACACAGTTTTATCAAGGTGCTAATATTAATGAAGCTATCAAATTCAGCACAAGGGCAAGTTCAGTGACCATCCAGAGAAAGGGAGCCGCGGAGAGTATCCCTATGTATGATGAAATTGTCAATAAATAA
- the RRP43 gene encoding exosome non-catalytic core subunit RRP43 (similar to Saccharomyces cerevisiae RRP43 (YCR035C); ancestral locus Anc_1.139) — MDNQDTDSLTIHPITFSPDVLARISPELSLQRHLALGFRPSLRAFEEFRDVQVNEDELSRYGNGNKDSNIIGSNVLKSGETFVVTTIMGGIIEELTASREDGIEGDLLKLTQDNSAVSRYTSVYPVVEVERGRVGACTDEEMALSQKLYNSVLRSKLLPKMSLKVNPGVRITDEKGEFKIIYPDDDNTEFSEQLFQPNRNWQYLLYAKIVVYSRTGPVFPLCWNSLMYALQSTKLPKAFIDERAIDLKMTVRTKGRSTTVKETYDILCDPTRQFPLKLREENIGFASNYGIVDTDPESQLNAEEGAADGSDDGTVAAEAVLLADIDTESEETSINTTISIINDSRGNMKSFTALGGSAKITPDMIKRSIKLSTQRALHLKEKNIVK, encoded by the coding sequence ATGGATAATCAAGATACAGATAGTCTCACAATTCATCCCATTACATTTTCGCCGGATGTTCTAGCGCGTATATCGCCTGAATTGTCGCTACAGAGGCATTTGGCACTTGGTTTCAGGCCATCGCTGAGAGCGTTTGAAGAATTCAGAGACGTGCAGGTGAACGAGGATGAACTGTCTCGTTATGGGAATGGGAACAAGGACAGCAATATAATTGGATCCAATGTGTTGAAGAGTGGTGAAACATTTGTGGTTACAACAATCATGGGTGGTATTATTGAAGAGCTCACAGCTTCGAGAGAAGACGGTATAGAGGGTGATCTTTTGAAACTTACTCAAGACAATTCGGCCGTTTCAAGATACACCTCCGTATACCCAGTGGTGGAGGTGGAACGAGGGAGAGTTGGTGCTTGTACCGATGAGGAAATGGCTCTGTCGCAAAAACTGTATAACTCGGTTTTACGTTCCAAACTGCTTCCCAAAATGTCGTTGAAGGTGAACCCTGGTGTAAGGATAACCGATGAAAAGGGTGAATTTAAAATCATATATCCTGACGATGATAATACAGAGTTCTCAGAACAATTGTTTCAACCGAATAGGAACTGGCAGTATTTACTCTACGCGAAAATCGTTGTTTACAGCCGTACTGGGCCAGTGTTCCCCTTGTGTTGGAATTCTTTAATGTACGCATTGCAATCCACTAAGTTGCCTAAAGCTTTCATCGACGAAAGGGCAATTGATTTGAAAATGACTGTGAGAACCAAGGGGAGGAGTACCACCGTTAAAGAAACATACGATATATTGTGCGACCCCACAAGACAGTTCCCATTAAAATTACGCGAGGAAAACATCGGGTTTGCATCCAACTATGGAATCGTTGATACTGATCCAGAATCTCAATTGAATGCCGAAGAGGGGGCGGCGGATGGCAGCGATGACGGAACCGTTGCAGCGGAAGCGGTGCTTCTAGCAGATATCGATACTGAGTCGGAAGAAACCAGCATAAATACCACCATATCAATTATCAACGATTCGAGGGGTAACATGAAGAGTTTTACAGCACTAGGCGGGTCGGCCAAGATAACACCTGACATGATCAAAAGATCGATAAAGTTATCGACGCAACGAGCTTTGCACctgaaagagaaaaatatTGTGAAATAG